The Humulus lupulus chromosome 7, drHumLupu1.1, whole genome shotgun sequence region aagtttcattttattaattgtttagtttgattattactagtaaatttttgtttatattttgttaactttttcaatttatttttagattttgggtttaattggttaaatatgtatatattgaaattgtttgtttttttaagttaggatatttgttttgttaactatgagatgattggacagacTGAGCTAACAatatatatgaggtacaatgaTGTTTATACACTACTACAATCTGGACATCAGTCATCGGTCATGAGAGGTCGATTCTGCTTAAACTGACTTAccacatgttcataagtcggtttacacagaaccgacttatcatgtatAACAAAGGTAAGAATGGGAGGTCGGTTACGcaggaaccgacctaccatgttgacatggtaggtcagttcacattgaaccgacctcccatgcttgaAGATGTCATAGTAAGTCGGTTCCTGCAAAACTGACCTGCCATGTTAATCATGGAGGTCAGTTCTGTGTGGACCGACTTACTATGTCCTACATTTCTAACATGGTATGTCGGTACTATATGAACTGACTTATCatgtcacatttttatttattttaaattatttgaatttttaaatacaataatttatttagtagtgtatgaaataaatgtaaaaattttatacttatcaatctacattataatgttttgaaatataaatagatgaatcaaattaatcaattatttataatataaaaaaataattatattttataatgaaaaaatattttaattgaatagtatttataatttaaaataaaaaaaaaattataaatattttaatgtatttaattaatacttttttaaatgacATGGAAGGTCGGTTGTGTAGGAACTGACTTTTCATGTGACATGGTAAGTCGGTTCTATGGACTGACCtatcatgtcattataaaaatatattgttaaagatagtctaatttgtttttgtattatttgaattttaaaatatattactttattaaacaatacatatatatatatataattgatttgTGAATgcaataagtataaaaaaatatatacttattaatattacatatattataatttttgaaatattaattaattaattattcggaattaaaaaaaaattaatttagtttttaataagaaaatattttaatttataaatgacatatttataaatatttgaaaaaaaaaataaactaaataagttggagatttctaattttttttaaaaatatcaacatattaaacttatatatttgttaattttaacatCATAAGTCGATTCTAGAACAGACATATCTTGGTGCATCATAGGTCAATTGCTAATGCACTACTTACCatgttaaaattatatatttttaattttaatagcaTAAGTCGGTTTTAGAAATGACTTATGATGTTGCATCATGTGTCGGTTGGTATTGGAGACATACCATGTTAAAATTAGGGTGGAAAAAAAAAGCACAAATAAAATTAAGTATCCCGCGCTCTTCTTCTTCACTGTACACCCGCGCGAAAAAAATTTCTTCTCGTCTTCTTCATTCCGCCAGCAACCCAAACTGCAGCGACTCTCCCTCCTCAACTCCGGTCCCTCAGCTTCACCAGCATACCGTTCGGCAACAACTCCTTCTGTTGTTCACCAGTGGTCTCCGGTCGTGGCAGCATCTCTCACTGCGTTGTTCACCAGCGGTCTCCGGTCAGGTCGGTCTCTTTTTCTATCACTccatatttattcatatatatatatcaaaattgaTGTTCGTCTTTGTACCGTAATTAGTTTTTTAGAGTAATAATGAAAGAAGTGTTTCTCTATTATATCGACATTGTCCAACTTCGGCAAAAGTCTCTTCTCTGAAGCGTGACATAGGGGAGTGGAataatatgtgataaattttctACCGAAGAGGCTCGGGCAATTTTGTCAATTCTGTGTAGCCTCACCCCTACGAATGTCAAACTAATTTGGCATTATAATGAATCTGGGTTGTGTTCAGTAAAAAGTGGATATTGGCTAGCGGTGTGGGTGAGGTGGAGATTATTGTAGATGGTGGGGCTGAGGTTAGACGAGGAGGTGTGTGGATTGGAGGAGGAGGAACAAGGGAAACAGGTGGGGAGGTGTGTGGACTTGGAGTTGCATCTTTCTGCTGGAACCAACTTCCAAGGAAATGGAATGAAGTTACAGTAGAAGGATCAAGCATGGCAAGAACATAGGGGCACAAGCTTGGGACCTCATTATTACCATTATTAGTGAGAAGTAATCTAGATGAAGGTGTGAGACCATATGCatctacttcttcttccttttggctAATAACTTTCTTTGCTGTGAACAAGTCAGAGTGTACTAATAGGCGCATCAGACGGTAGAGGAAACCAGTTTGAGCTGGAGCAAGTTGAAGGGTAGAGACCAACTCAGGGAGAGTAATGGGTTATCCTTAGCCTTGGCCATTGTTGTGGATTATGTCTGGTATGCCTAGCTGAATTGCACATTTTAGAGACATGGATGTTGCGTAGGATAGCATATGCTTGTACAAATGGGCTTGACCTTGGGATAACTCACTGTTGTTAATTCCTTGAGAACCCATAATGGTATTATATTTCAAAGATATATATCATAGGTAGCTTTTTGAAACCTGAGTTATATAGATAAGGGACCAAGAAAACTTCAAATGAAAATCCATATAGATATGTATATAagcataattattaattaattgattaaggGACAGTAACATGCAAATATCAATAAGAAGCTTTTGGAATATACTCTGCAAAAGTTTTACTCTGCAGTATTGATCTTTTCTACTCAAAGGAAAGAATGAGCCACGATTACAACCTACAAATTCACGTGATGTGCTTGTGAGACATCATTTTCTTCAACAATCAATGTGTGACTGTTCTTCAAATCAGTTGTGGGGATGCTTCTCATGCCAGAacattttaaaatgaataaaaaaatatatcttgaAATTATGTACTACTACTCTTTAACTCTAAAAATTTAGTAGTGTATCTATTCACTAGCAATACTGGTGTGGGGTGGATCCCATGTATGAGTTAAGATTATTATTTGCCTGGCCTCCTGACCCATGTTTGAATAATTCCTctctctatataaatatatatatatatatacattgcaAGCTAGCTCTTGTTTACTATGATTGATTTACTGGGTGCTGAAATTATTTATGAACTTGTGATTGAAAGTATCAGCTGCCAGATCATCTCCAGTTGTTAAAACCTGAACTCTCTCTGTGTGTCAGTATAAGGGTCACAATTTAGGTTTGATAACTACTTGTTTTGGCTCTTACCCTTCAATTTATACCACATCATCATTCATATTCATATGCTTAGATTCTAGCACAATAAGGGCAGACTTTTGACTTTGagaagtatatatttatatacatatttatatgctTACATCATATGTATAACATGTTGAATTTGGACTGTTTTACCACTTGATTACTATTTAGAGTGGACTTTACTCTTTATAAACTTGCTGATAATGACTTTCATCAGAAATATAATTATGGGAAAGAAAATGTTTGTACTTAAATTTTTTTGTTGATAAGTAATTCTATTCTTCTATTATCTAGCCATCATTCTGGTTAGACCCTTTTCAAGATTTTGCTATGCTTATATGTCAGAAAGAACGGGCTTTAACTGGAATGACTTGTGAGAATGGCTTACTTGGGGAAATGGGAGCCTGAGTTTTCACAACTAACTTTGTGTTTCCTCTGAAGTTATTCAAAATGGCTCATTTTTCAGGTACGTGGTCTTTATTGATTTGTGCTTGAATGTGTTCATGCATCTAGGCATTTGATTGAGTTTGCCTACGATAGTTTCACGAACAAGTGAGACCCCTATGCCAATGGAGGTGGTAAATGAGTATTTAGTTTCTTCAAAGGTATTTTATTCTTCACCtattcatattattattttagaaaatatctattataacataaatattattttgtcCTCTTCTTGAGCTTGTAGGATAATCAGAAGTTTAGATTATTGACAGAAAATGGTGATACTGTTGCTATTGGACGAATAATAGCAACAAGCGAAAAAATTCATTGTGTTGACTTAagaaagggtaactatcgtgtgcaAGTGGATGAGTGCTGCAATGATGAGGCTAAACTTATTTTTCCTATTGGAGATGAGATTTCTTTAGTACGTCATGCTGTCAGCCACTATGTTGAGTGGCCATCTCATCTGATCATTCCTTACTATTCATATTTGGTAAGACATTGACAAGAAACTATATTTAGTGATTGAATTATTTTTCATGATTAACATGTGTTGCTTTCATGTTGAAGCTACCTAAGAAGACAAAGAAGCAAAAAAGGAATGGTTCACCAATACCTAATGCCCCAATGACACAAGAGAAGTCTCATCCTTCCCAAAGATTTCCTAGTCAAAATGAAGTAGTGTCAATTAAAACTAGTGCTCCGATACTCTTCAAGATTCCTAGTGGGGTTCCTCGCTTTCTCAAGTGTCTATTAACTACCGTGAAGTATGTGGAGCCAAGTTTCATGATCAAAATTCCGATGGATTTTGAGATATTCGGCCATGAGAATGATTTATATATCTCACAAGAAGATATAGTCCATGTTGGCTTAATGGAAGAGATTGGAGCATCATGTGTATCGTTATATATCAGGTATCaaagatttttaaaataattataagtttgttcataacttattttataaatttaacagagatatattttttatgtagGATTTTATACTTCCAATTAGTGAAAAGAGAGATCAGTCACTTTTTTCGTTTTGTTGAGCCAATTTGGTTATCAAATGTTGGATCCACTGAAGAAGAACGAGTAGAATGGGTATCAAAGCGTATGATTGATTCAAATCCGGGTCAGATGTGGTTGTTGCCATATCATAAGGGGTAAGTtttttacttttagtattttgttagtgaatatatataatattaataatgaaatatttttgtgtttctgttagaaagcattggatgcttataataattgattttgaTCACCAATTGTGCTATTTCCTGGATTCTCTTCACTATTTTCCACCAGATGAAATCAAATCTCTCATTTCTCGGTAAAAATCTAACCAATTAACTGCATACTCtttaattcatttaaaattaacaacatctaaatgtttatgttattattatttagtgtCTTTCAACATTCACGCACAAATAATGCAAAAACTAAGAAAGTCGTGTGGAGAACAGTTAAGTGTCCTCGTCAACCATTACAATCAATACAATGTGGGTTctatgttatgaggatgatgaaggacttcgtgacaaatgagttttcaatgcgatggctaactaggaatgtaagtgaaaatattcattattaaagttctagctttaccttaagattaagtatattaattcaactcatgcaatgaattttgttttagtgtggcgggaagaactattacacaaaggatgagatcaatgaagtaCGTGAAGAATGGACACAATGGgtcatggatttgatgagtactacataggtccactcacttttgttaacttagacttttaaTGAGATATACTTACAATGTTAACTTAGACTTTCTTGAAGATATACACACTTTTGTTGCCAAACTATAGTTCACAATGCTTATGtgagtcattttgtaattaacttaagactcgttattttagatacttagttcaaattctagtattttatattattgtgatatatgttttgttttgttcagtttgtttgtataaaaaaatatgatttgttttgggcataatacactttttaagagaaaaaaaacACCATAAGTCGGTATTACTAAAACTGACAATAGAACTCTACACCATAAGTCGGTTGTGAATTGACTTGTCATGTTTTACACTAGAGGTCGGTGTGTCACACCGACTTACCATATCTTACACTAGAGGTCGGTttgcaaccgacctaccatgtcttacaccagatgtCGGTTTGCAACCGACCTACTATGTCTTACACCAGATGTCGGTTTGGCGCCAACTGACCTACCACGTTTTAACATCATAAGTCACTGCATGGGAAGTCAGTTCtcaaccgacttatgaacattcagatgtcagtttttaaccgacttatcatgtaatttttttagtagtgataatcttttagtttatttaatttaacttgaaatttaatagtttattaacttttttaatcATATGTAGCTTCCTCGATGATTTGGTGCAAACGAAGGGATTGAACCACATGTAAACTTTCATGCATCTcgctttagtgtccactaatgcaggaaccaatgaagtacgtgctaaaaatctcttcgatcggtttctacagatggagctagagacacagtttctaatttgtccttggaacagCAAGTAAAttaacttaattttatattcatatattttttttattgataaatatcttacacaatttttttattgtagctttcattggatgttagtattaattcagccaCAGTCATTATCATGTAAACTCACATTTTCGTccggaaatcaaggagataattatcatgtaagtttttcatattacttaattaatttatgattttatttcaaactcatatatgggtaaatattaatattgtgtgTAGGGCATTgtatcaatatgatacacaccgaagactaaaagagtcaatcaatctaaaagtttgtgttcctaaggtaagtaaattaaattacttatcgtattcaactttttgacatatttctattataataacttactaaatataatacttaaatttggataactatgttgtaatagtgtcgaaaccaaactgggccaaccgagtgtggcttttacattatgaaatttgctagacacttgatttcacagcctagaccgaaggcctacttgaaaaatgaggtattgttttactttttaattttcatttaaactatcgttcataattttatttggatgatttctaacttattattttaaatattttctaattagtttacgaatatgAGTCCATATTCAGCTGACAAAATCAACGAGATATTGGATGAGTGGACtaaatcaattatggcgtatctcaattagcaaatgagcaagttggtgaggaaattttagaaTAAGTAGGTTTaacacttagaaatttagaacacaagagtacatatattaactttgatatttgaattacttttatagttttgatcacaaatgtcaactctaaataaatgtttaaaaaaatttatattgttGTTTTCTGTTCATactgttgtttttatgtttttgctgctgtttttctgtttctaGTGCTGATTTctttttatcaaaataggccagggaaattggcttaaaaatttgcaatttccctggttaatGCTTTATGTgatagtgccccactgacgcaaaaaagactcatttttaacatttgtggcagtgtctcactgacgcaaaccagagtgtcatttgcgtcacatattaaactgacgcaaaaactcaattaTGGCAGTGctaaactgacgcaaatgacctTTTTTGTTGTAATGTGAGTGGAGTTATGAGGTTCGGGGAAAAGGGGAAGTTGAGTCCTAGGTACATAGGACCGTTCAAGATTTTGGAATGCATTGGAAACACGGCTTACTGACTAGCCCTTCCGCCCGCGTTCTCTAGAATTCACTATGTATTCCATCTGTCAACCTTAAGGAAGTACGTGAACAACCCCACTCATGTGTTAGTTACGATAAACTTAGCATAGATCCACattctcccattagggtttgttCTTTGATCTATGCATACAAATATTAATCGTATCTGGAAAATGTGACTTTATAGCCAAACCAAtgagtttaagaaaaattaattgaggtttgaattccaatcaactggGCTAAAGAATGATAATTTCTTGATCGGGCCACTAATGGCATTTtagtcaatttgataaaattaccaaaattaggtgatatgtgacaaatttatttttgggtcacatttaatttaattatttaagctttgagatatttaaaaactataggttaaaagttaagggaaaattaaagcacaaaattcccaaagggcccttgaatcccttaaatgtgaggtaaaataaacaagggcataaaagtaatttccaagggtagagagagagagaggagtggGCAGCAAGGCTAggtcctagggctctcaagagctaggacacataccccaaagagaataggaagagtcTTACCCATTCACAAGCTAGGGTGTaatcattgttttgttttttttctctcaaaaaaaTTTTCCCCACCATTTTCCTCCAAAATCGAGGCACCCTCTTCCCCTTcccttttaatttttttctaactctagaaaacaaaaataagaggCTCTCTCACTCCCTCTAGTTTCATTCCtcgctctttctctctcaaggagaaACTCCATTGAAGCTAGTGTTCAACCCTAAGCAAACCGAGTTCAAGGTAAGTGAAATCCTCTCTTGTGATGCATTCTTCTCCTTCTTATTCAAACTCAAAACCCTAGGGTTCCTTGTGCATACATGTGATCTAAAAGTCATGCGTGGCCTttttcttgtgttctagggttcaagagaagacCTACTAGTCGAATCTCCCAGTTGAGCACCTTTGTGATCAAATAAAGCAAGGTAAGAGGTTTTTGTGAGCTTGCATGTTCTTGTACCTCATCTAATTTTCTTTCTATCGTAATCTTTTTcttaaaatatgcatgtgggacttggggctcagttttgagagtttagagcaccaaatgaaggttttgaagagctaaggaatACACCTTCAAGCTAGGGCTTcgaaaggtagaatctatggttgagttctttatgttttatgatgattcttgtagatctggttgtaAAGGGTGTTTCAATATTATAtgagcttattttatgcttaaggttgataTTTATGTGTGAtatgatgatttgcatgcattcATGTGGCTCGGGTTATGCTAGAAGTGCTTATTGatgttaggttgtgtaaaaatgcataCTGCCAAAATTTCGTTGTCCGGCTTCCAACAGGTCAAATCGCACTCCATTACCTttgtttgtgaaaaatatttgtgTAGTTGCATATTTGTTTGTGAGTACTTGACGTTAGGCCTTTAAAAAtagtaaaaatgtattttttaaacccaagttatgagcgttttggcattttgatgtaaatttggaaaaattctgagcagcatgcactgcccagattgtttttaCTTTTGAGAGAGTTTTACTAATCAAAAAGCTATAAAATTTTATAGGGTGTTAGTCTAAACAATTTTAGATGAAAATGTGTTAAGGTGTAAGATATgtgatttttcaaagtttgtcGTAGAATCTAGAAAAAAAACTTTTAGGCTGCAAGCACTACCCTGATtgctttaaatatttttataagttttattattccaaaattatgaaattttggaGGAAGATAATATAGAAATGGATAAAGAtccctgtaaaattttagaaagaacTGGGGTACAGTGTAAGAGAAGTGAATTTTCAAAGTTACCTTAAAATTtgggaaaaacttctgggcagcacaCACTGCCcatatttctttacaaatttcAATGAGTTTTCCCAtctaaaaaattatgaaattttgaggaaaattagttaaaatgtgtataagtaattttttaaatttttagagaaaaatatttcatggtttaagagaaataatttttctaaatttGTCATAAAAACTGAAAGGTAGTAATTTCGAACTTTaacaaaaaatgatttttgggaggttaatTGTCTTAACCTAAAACAATTTTTGAAGCGAGACTTTCACCTAGTTCCCGTTCTTATGACACAGAACACATGAAtgatagtttaagggtttttcccaaaactcaacttagggcaaaagtttaaaaatgagaTATTACCCCTTAAATTAAATAGTAgaagtaaagttttggaaatgaaaaGGAACAATATTTTgtaaagataactaaggatttggagacttaaccaatcccaaattagcttgagttaatttaaaagttaAAGGTCCAATTGTcagtcttttaaaaaaataacgtaaaaaaatatcctaggttatggataaaaatggtaagaatgggagttGGGTTTTTGTAGACTCTTTAAGAGAATAGGATAACATTCTCATATAATATTTGTAAAAGGGTCGAAAAGCGATTTTGGTAAGAGATAGAAAATGGTAAACTTTCATGAGAGAacgaaaagttggtatttttctaagataggagatgagtagaactcctttttccaaaaaccaaaatacgagttattTGATAAGAGAGTTCTCTAGTTAATGAATATTAAGATGCACGACATGGAGAGCGTGTTGTGGTGAGGCCGATTTTCTTATATTACTGTAAAGACTGAAACGAAATCCGGCCTGTTTAAAAGgatatagtatagagtctctaatagaattttattgcatgtagatatcatagaatattagctataagagtatgccatagtttaatccgagtacactatAAAAAATTACAGTAATCGCGAAAAATGGAAAATGAATAACGGTGTTAAAGATTCAACTGGGAGTAAAGGACCCCatgtaagttagcctttctctttcttgaatacaacatgaatatactagtgtgtgcttgtagtagtagattacagaaattttgtttgggtcattaagaccaagGTTTGCTTAATTCCTACTATTGCAATGCTTTGGCATTCTgcggctaaatggtaagtaggttcgggttggagccaaaGCCCTAACATAAAATAGTCTAGGTTGGAGCGAGGACATGGTAAGTCTATATTCAGAGTTAGAGCCATGAAGATTGTAATATAATCCGGGATGAAGCcaagacaatggtaatatagttcgGGTTAGAGCTAGGGCAATGGTAATATGGTTCGGGTTGGAgtcaggacatggtaaaaatatagtccaGGTTGCAGCCAGGACATAAATGCTAAAACTGGGTTTAGGCTCGGATCCCTTGctgttaatttattaattagttGTGATATGTGTtgtatatcttgaatgttctgggattttctgcgtgcacGTTATCATGTCATGTGTAACGTTGTTTGTTAGGCACAATCCAAGTATTTGATTCTGATTTGGCTATTGtttaagaattgtatgatagggttgagatttatccaataccctaattgtcacgacccgagccctaggctgtggcagatttgtaatattcataacttgggtggtcaagtGTCGaactttgacccttgttggaaaatagtctttataaatgatcatttaatttatattaaatagtactataattataagttaaaataatagaataactcctataattatatataaaaatattagtgataaaagcatgatcatttatcattatacataaaacaataatattctcacagttatgtaatcaccaaacagttaaatttaataagtcatacaCACCAAAAATAATACTTAGtatccaccattcctcattccTAACTATTACATAGCAAATTTAGATATACAGACCATTAGGTTCCAAATTAAATACACATATAATAttcaaaagataggactatgACACCATACACATTGGCTTCAACAATAATTCATCTTTTCCACAttcgcgtcactaggctcctggaatgggagagatagggggtgagcttataaagctcagtaggaaaacaactaataacaTAGGGCCCATAACTATAATACAACCCCTGCATAGTTAGCTTTGAAAACCAAAACATAtgtcatcatgtataaaccaaaatagagaaaccacaaataaccATAAAGGCATAGCTaaaagtgcacatcacaccgtccactagatccctagttcccgttacccaccatagaaaaaccaACATCCTAAATCGGGTAGTCaaacctgataaccaccacaaggggaggcttagaacacttcctgtatacagatgctaggtcttaaCACCTACAGgcgagtggacacctgatctacctatggtgacacagagactaggtcgtgaaacaacaacatgcacaaatcatgatcactatgactctcatcagtataaccaaatgcaggtacacatgaaaagaaagaaacatattccctttatatttttagaaaattgggcagcataacaactgcatttgaataaaacccaaaaatcataacctgcatgaataagtgaacaaaaatatatttggcatTCAGTGCCCTCAAAACATATCAaaaaacatgcagattaagttttcaatttttcaaacattttataaatattaaaattggaatatgtttaatgcaattcattatgagtaaaataagtccaatagtcaagttgagtccgtacctccttagaattttcaaTCTGAGCCCAAAGCGACGCTCCTAAGCTCAACGATGATCTTAGAGTGATTTAGTCCGATCTTTATATAacgtttttcctacgtgcaccaaatgagaaaatgattatcatcattgcattccttattcaaaattgtgtccaatgacatataatatgaccatatttaaaatttcaagttccggaacctcacccaagcaGTGCACATTAGCGGTTGGTGGTGGCAGTGAGCAGTGAGCAGT contains the following coding sequences:
- the LOC133792484 gene encoding uncharacterized protein LOC133792484; this encodes MEVVNEYLVSSKDNQKFRLLTENGDTVAIGRIIATSEKIHCVDLRKGNYRVQVDECCNDEAKLIFPIGDEISLLPKKTKKQKRNGSPIPNAPMTQEKSHPSQRFPSQNEVVSIKTSAPILFKIPSGVPRFLKCLLTTVKYVEPSFMIKIPMDFEIFGHENDLYISQEDIVHVGLMEEIGASCVSLYIRILYFQLVKREISHFFRFVEPIWLSNVGSTEEERVEWVSKRMIDSNPGQMWLLPYHKGKHWMLIIIDFDHQLCYFLDSLHYFPPDEIKSLISR